One region of Burkholderia cepacia ATCC 25416 genomic DNA includes:
- a CDS encoding FRG domain-containing protein: MSTSSSLDPNLRDAQCVGEATDLVSFLQHVDKWLASVDVISLDFPLFRGQEVESWRLVPAIGRAPYQLRLRPNTEQRMLDEFKQRALPHVESTVDLTNADWLAIAQHHAMPTRLLDWSGSALSALWFAVKKPAVEQPCEYRSCESEEGRGVWPGAVWMLPVVHDDLISPEESKDPLRLGRTRLLKPRHVSRRIAAQDGWFTVHRGKQSGLDTRYFALDTNPGFRDRLRYIRIPGEAFGTIRGQLQRAGINRGVLFPDLDGVAGRITDDILYPADQPSPGASNF, encoded by the coding sequence ATGAGCACCTCATCCAGTCTCGATCCGAATCTCCGCGATGCCCAATGTGTCGGGGAAGCGACTGACCTCGTGAGCTTTCTACAACACGTCGACAAGTGGCTTGCCAGCGTCGACGTGATCAGCCTCGATTTCCCACTGTTTCGCGGCCAGGAGGTGGAGTCGTGGCGGCTTGTGCCCGCAATTGGACGCGCACCATACCAACTGCGGTTGCGGCCCAACACCGAGCAACGCATGCTCGACGAGTTCAAGCAGCGTGCCCTGCCTCACGTCGAATCGACCGTGGACTTGACGAACGCCGACTGGCTTGCGATCGCGCAACACCACGCGATGCCCACCCGCTTGCTGGATTGGTCGGGGAGTGCGTTGTCGGCCCTCTGGTTCGCAGTAAAAAAACCGGCCGTCGAGCAACCGTGCGAGTACCGTTCGTGTGAAAGCGAGGAGGGCCGTGGCGTGTGGCCGGGCGCCGTGTGGATGTTGCCCGTCGTGCACGACGACCTGATCTCGCCCGAGGAGAGCAAAGATCCGCTCCGACTCGGCCGAACGCGGTTGCTGAAGCCGCGCCATGTCTCTCGCCGTATCGCTGCCCAGGACGGCTGGTTCACGGTGCATCGCGGGAAGCAAAGTGGCCTCGACACGAGATACTTCGCGCTCGACACCAACCCCGGGTTTCGTGACCGACTGCGATACATCCGCATTCCAGGCGAGGCATTTGGCACTATCCGCGGGCAGCTTCAGCGGGCCGGCATCAATCGCGGCGTGTTGTTCCCGGACCTCGACGGGGTCGCCGGCCGCATCACGGATGACATCCTGTATCCCGCCGATCAACCATCGCCCGGCGCTAGCAATTTCTGA
- a CDS encoding PDDEXK nuclease domain-containing protein, producing the protein MTQRDVGQAAYAGLHREIADIVASAREATARTVNALMTATYWEIGRRIVEFEQGGEERAAYGEAVIRRLGADLSERFGRGFGWRNLAQMRAFYLTWPADRIVQTLSAQSTPARIVPTASAKSTKAAVKAPPGVAFELNSIAQAFPLPWSAYVRLLAVKTQAARDFYEAEALREGWSVRQLDRQISSQLYERLVLSRNKASLLGKVAVAQPGDLLSPEEAIRDPFVLEFLDMKDEYSESDLEAALIQHLADFLLELGDDFAFIGRQRRLRIDDTWFRVDLVFFHRRLRCLLIIDLKVGRFSYADAGQMHLYLNYAREHWMKPGENPPVGLILCAEKGAAEAHYALDNLPNKILAAEYQTVLPDEATFARELERTRIELERRGRKA; encoded by the coding sequence GTGACGCAGCGTGATGTCGGGCAGGCCGCTTATGCGGGACTACACCGTGAAATTGCCGATATAGTCGCGTCGGCGCGCGAAGCGACGGCTCGCACGGTGAACGCCCTGATGACGGCGACATATTGGGAGATCGGGCGACGAATCGTTGAGTTCGAGCAGGGCGGGGAGGAACGGGCCGCTTATGGCGAGGCGGTGATCCGCCGTTTGGGCGCCGATCTGTCAGAGCGATTCGGTCGCGGCTTCGGATGGCGCAATCTCGCACAGATGCGCGCCTTTTACTTGACGTGGCCTGCGGATCGGATTGTGCAGACACTGTCTGCACAATCCACGCCCGCCCGGATTGTCCCGACAGCGTCTGCAAAATCAACCAAGGCGGCGGTGAAGGCGCCGCCGGGCGTGGCGTTTGAGCTAAATTCTATCGCTCAGGCTTTTCCGTTGCCCTGGTCCGCCTACGTTCGCCTCCTCGCGGTGAAAACGCAAGCTGCTCGCGACTTTTACGAGGCTGAAGCGTTGCGTGAGGGCTGGTCTGTGCGACAGCTTGACCGTCAGATCAGCAGTCAGCTCTATGAGCGGCTGGTGCTGTCACGCAACAAGGCGTCCTTGCTCGGAAAGGTGGCTGTAGCGCAACCCGGCGATCTTCTATCGCCTGAGGAAGCGATCCGCGATCCGTTCGTCCTCGAATTTCTTGACATGAAGGACGAATATTCGGAGTCGGATCTCGAAGCGGCCTTGATCCAGCACTTGGCGGATTTCCTCCTCGAGCTCGGCGATGACTTTGCGTTCATAGGTCGGCAACGGCGTCTACGGATCGATGACACCTGGTTTCGAGTCGATCTCGTGTTTTTTCACCGGCGCTTGCGATGCCTGCTCATTATCGATTTGAAGGTCGGGCGCTTCAGCTATGCGGACGCGGGGCAGATGCATCTCTACCTCAACTACGCGCGTGAACATTGGATGAAGCCCGGCGAAAACCCCCCGGTTGGCTTGATTCTGTGTGCTGAAAAAGGCGCGGCCGAGGCGCATTATGCACTCGACAACTTACCGAACAAGATACTCGCAGCGGAGTATCAGACGGTCCTCCCGGATGAGGCCACATTCGCGCGAGAATTGGAACGTACCAGGATCGAACTAGAGCGCCGGGGCCGCAAGGCGTGA
- a CDS encoding tetratricopeptide repeat protein, protein MKTNTNTKKQTRRPGKSSQRKSSTEGMAKSAASSASTGGQGVTFENRAQAVKLIHMCLGAPSPGIAEGWVIAELRFQARAHGPQTDDLVCTVENSAGHRHRVFFQMKSGLTARRSTKAFQDAVGGAWLDYQQPELFSRGKDRIVIVHDADGRHHMSGATAVAKAASLSLSSREWLEKIDAVGVSNALKRNAVSAFKTVVASFARRPIDDEELYTFLQHVSFLAHDLKEDGTPEHVQLVNLIRSSLLSSGYTADPNHVWSKFVTSCMSLNASAGGIALDSLAEVIGDDLARAFKIIRDASAQQYTLGAHAGAWNHGTSPVGVAVGISTATLPTGNTGGQSAIPASRESSENKLISRQLDQLNTRIREGRYRDALNDLGKLGEDLEPFDAHQRARWYLMRGTCRFNLDRDQDAAADFLKAAALCDDDDKLAAARVRGLLLANDFAAAEKAGHEALERFPQSLSVWLIAKNAELVRGGSLAEDAIPCEYRQEADAFQLVAFSRYRAGDINGAAAAARKALDLQDVSFFNRDRALGYTLEWVAASPLNIAFRMLDTAELNALGDVAAAFEPRHEKLWTVQSTATLKATVVNLGYVYVLLKRTNDALDLLREARARSIDGSEFIRLEIEAHRGGGDIDRALEVGLSSLHAMPADALVTFAQTCANVGKLEPIERAIEAAANLPTDCERAVESIRVLLWQALAKDGRHDEVMKQLEAQDLSTSTSIAAIAVGSDMLRRAGRLERADSLLARAATLVNQTGVEQERYMLAMAYFQAGRFEECAEIYAAMLRSGVHSELHSDLLFCYMRLGAYAKARQLLDSLHESWIENDGARHLAMELGQEVGDWALLKQLSLVQLRHYPGQAMSWLFRLTTAARDSDGELLSVLDQIPELLEGTSRELTQIATCEMSHGFEERGLRRLYRMRRLNMADVDVAAAHLAGHLAVHKALPHLEVSRPVIEEGTYFTVVDNAGRPFTRAVDPIGFDGLPDADEFRSASSTDVAPFIGAIVGSEVAVAQTFDEPKVFKVVTIGSAYRRLLDTTHEMLKGSITQSSYVSVINLPEDEHGALDFSQLKAQLHRSSEVGRQIMEGYRKAPFTIGGVCRMMGRGVVDAVCGWPNQEAKLDVGGGSEAHRAEAESLLSRSDAGYVIDAATLIELGRLDCLHALSSLPKLYCSTKTYGLLRDELEESQRVRASGTAIEHNGELAIVEVTEQDWGRRTAMLQDVVDAIDTYCEVRPSYGPADWHRAPQGFRDVISTEEAATLALGMELDATLLCLDARLRLIGASFGLAGVWPQALLASCRASGRMRDREYSAACMKMFWSGRNFISLTADDLISALYQGTEWARATVTSLRTHLAEDDIDFGSALRVSLDFLSKLTNSGRGQFGFLIEVTEFVIGGLARHRRCPENLAETAKNALQSAPAIRAQGEAALELLFGVIENACARARTEATALEFKGQILYCSAPPWLLNGLSSHDAAVLRNVASDEMPVEDVGTFDHNSTSGIDIESE, encoded by the coding sequence ATGAAAACGAATACGAATACGAAAAAACAGACACGTCGACCGGGAAAGTCTTCACAACGCAAGTCCTCTACCGAAGGAATGGCCAAATCGGCCGCGAGTTCAGCGTCGACTGGAGGGCAGGGAGTCACATTCGAAAATCGTGCCCAGGCTGTCAAGCTGATCCACATGTGTTTAGGTGCGCCTTCCCCGGGAATTGCTGAAGGGTGGGTCATCGCAGAACTGCGCTTCCAGGCACGCGCGCATGGACCGCAAACGGACGATCTGGTTTGCACAGTCGAGAACTCGGCGGGTCACCGGCATCGCGTGTTCTTCCAAATGAAATCAGGACTGACCGCAAGACGGTCGACCAAAGCTTTCCAAGATGCAGTCGGGGGGGCTTGGCTTGACTATCAGCAACCGGAGCTGTTCTCAAGAGGCAAGGATCGCATCGTTATCGTTCATGATGCCGACGGGCGTCATCACATGAGCGGTGCGACCGCAGTTGCGAAGGCGGCAAGCCTGTCGCTGTCGAGTCGAGAGTGGCTCGAAAAAATCGATGCGGTCGGGGTTAGCAATGCACTGAAGCGAAACGCCGTCTCTGCATTCAAAACCGTTGTCGCGAGTTTTGCGCGAAGACCGATTGACGACGAGGAACTCTACACGTTCCTTCAACATGTGAGCTTCCTCGCGCATGACTTAAAGGAAGACGGCACTCCCGAGCACGTGCAACTCGTCAACCTGATTCGCTCGAGTTTGCTGTCCAGTGGCTACACTGCCGATCCCAATCACGTCTGGTCGAAGTTTGTGACATCGTGTATGTCACTCAATGCGAGCGCAGGCGGGATAGCGCTCGATTCCTTGGCCGAGGTGATTGGCGATGACCTCGCTCGCGCGTTCAAGATCATCCGCGACGCAAGCGCTCAACAATACACTCTCGGCGCGCATGCTGGTGCGTGGAATCACGGCACTTCTCCCGTTGGCGTGGCAGTCGGTATCTCAACGGCGACGCTACCGACGGGCAATACGGGAGGTCAAAGTGCGATTCCTGCCTCGCGCGAATCATCCGAAAACAAGCTCATCTCCCGACAGCTCGATCAACTCAATACTCGAATTCGGGAAGGCCGGTACCGAGATGCGCTGAATGACCTCGGAAAGCTCGGCGAGGATCTGGAACCGTTCGATGCGCATCAGCGCGCGCGTTGGTACCTCATGCGCGGGACATGCCGCTTCAATCTCGACCGTGACCAGGACGCCGCGGCTGATTTTCTAAAGGCAGCTGCCTTGTGCGATGACGACGACAAGCTCGCCGCTGCACGGGTGCGCGGTTTGTTGCTAGCGAACGATTTCGCGGCGGCGGAAAAGGCTGGCCACGAGGCGCTCGAGCGATTCCCGCAGTCGCTTTCGGTCTGGTTAATCGCCAAAAACGCGGAATTGGTGCGAGGCGGGTCGCTAGCGGAGGACGCGATTCCTTGTGAGTACCGCCAAGAGGCCGACGCGTTTCAACTGGTTGCCTTTAGCCGCTACCGAGCCGGAGATATCAATGGAGCAGCCGCGGCAGCTCGAAAGGCGTTGGACCTTCAAGACGTAAGCTTCTTCAACAGGGATAGGGCGCTGGGATATACGCTTGAGTGGGTGGCGGCTAGTCCGCTCAACATCGCCTTTCGCATGCTTGACACGGCGGAGTTGAATGCGCTGGGCGACGTAGCAGCGGCGTTCGAGCCGCGGCACGAAAAGCTGTGGACGGTCCAGTCAACAGCGACACTGAAAGCGACGGTGGTCAACCTTGGCTACGTCTATGTCCTTTTGAAGCGGACCAACGACGCCTTAGATCTGCTGCGTGAGGCGCGCGCGAGATCGATAGACGGGTCGGAATTTATCCGTTTGGAGATCGAGGCCCATCGCGGCGGTGGTGATATCGACCGCGCTTTGGAGGTTGGGCTGTCCTCACTCCACGCGATGCCCGCCGATGCCCTGGTCACATTCGCTCAGACATGTGCAAATGTAGGAAAACTCGAACCGATTGAGCGAGCAATCGAGGCTGCGGCTAACTTGCCGACCGATTGCGAACGCGCGGTCGAATCGATCAGAGTATTGCTGTGGCAAGCGCTTGCGAAGGACGGACGTCACGATGAGGTTATGAAACAGCTAGAAGCCCAGGACCTATCGACATCGACGTCTATTGCTGCGATTGCGGTCGGATCGGACATGCTTCGTCGCGCCGGCCGCTTGGAGCGGGCAGATAGTCTGCTCGCCCGCGCGGCCACACTCGTGAACCAAACGGGCGTAGAGCAGGAGCGCTATATGTTAGCGATGGCCTATTTCCAAGCTGGACGATTTGAGGAATGTGCCGAGATATACGCTGCGATGCTAAGGTCCGGGGTGCACAGTGAGCTTCATAGCGATCTGCTATTTTGCTACATGCGCCTCGGTGCGTATGCGAAGGCCCGGCAACTTCTCGACTCCCTTCACGAGAGCTGGATCGAAAACGACGGTGCGCGGCACTTGGCCATGGAACTCGGTCAGGAAGTCGGCGATTGGGCGTTGCTCAAGCAGCTCTCATTGGTTCAACTGAGGCACTACCCCGGCCAAGCGATGAGTTGGTTGTTTCGGCTGACCACGGCCGCTCGGGACTCGGATGGGGAGCTTTTGTCCGTGCTGGATCAAATTCCCGAGTTGCTCGAAGGCACCTCTCGAGAGTTGACACAAATTGCCACATGTGAAATGAGTCATGGATTCGAGGAACGCGGCCTCCGACGTCTCTATCGCATGCGCCGGTTGAATATGGCGGACGTCGATGTGGCGGCAGCGCACTTGGCCGGCCATCTCGCCGTACACAAAGCGCTGCCGCACCTCGAAGTTAGTCGACCCGTGATCGAGGAGGGGACTTACTTTACGGTGGTCGACAATGCGGGGCGACCCTTTACCCGAGCTGTCGATCCTATCGGGTTCGACGGACTTCCAGATGCCGACGAATTCCGTTCCGCGTCATCAACGGACGTTGCCCCTTTTATTGGCGCAATTGTTGGAAGCGAGGTCGCCGTTGCTCAAACATTCGATGAGCCGAAGGTGTTCAAGGTAGTGACGATCGGATCGGCGTATCGTCGCCTGCTCGACACCACCCATGAAATGCTGAAGGGCTCAATTACCCAGTCATCCTACGTTTCGGTAATCAACCTGCCCGAAGACGAACACGGGGCTCTGGATTTTTCCCAGTTGAAGGCGCAGCTCCACCGAAGCTCGGAAGTCGGTCGACAAATCATGGAGGGGTATCGAAAGGCTCCTTTTACTATCGGAGGGGTGTGCCGAATGATGGGGCGCGGCGTTGTCGACGCAGTCTGTGGATGGCCCAACCAAGAAGCAAAGTTGGATGTCGGCGGTGGCTCGGAGGCACATCGTGCCGAAGCGGAAAGTTTGTTGTCTCGGAGCGATGCGGGTTATGTCATTGATGCCGCGACTTTGATCGAACTGGGGCGGCTCGACTGCCTACACGCATTGTCGAGCCTCCCGAAGCTATATTGTTCGACGAAGACCTATGGGCTTCTACGTGATGAGCTTGAGGAGTCACAGCGCGTGCGCGCCTCAGGTACCGCGATCGAACACAATGGCGAACTGGCGATCGTCGAAGTGACTGAGCAAGACTGGGGTCGACGCACCGCAATGTTGCAGGACGTGGTTGACGCGATCGATACGTACTGTGAAGTTCGACCGTCATACGGCCCGGCAGATTGGCACCGAGCCCCACAGGGGTTTCGCGACGTCATTTCGACCGAGGAGGCGGCAACATTAGCGCTGGGCATGGAGCTGGACGCAACTTTGCTGTGTCTGGACGCGAGACTGCGGTTGATTGGGGCAAGTTTCGGACTCGCGGGCGTATGGCCGCAAGCGCTCCTTGCATCGTGCAGAGCGTCAGGCCGAATGCGTGATCGGGAATACTCGGCGGCATGCATGAAAATGTTCTGGAGTGGTCGTAACTTCATCTCGTTGACGGCCGACGACTTGATCAGTGCACTCTACCAAGGCACGGAATGGGCCCGCGCCACAGTCACTTCGCTTCGAACACATCTGGCGGAGGACGACATTGACTTCGGTTCTGCGCTCCGCGTGTCCTTGGATTTTCTCAGTAAATTGACCAACTCGGGGCGCGGGCAATTTGGCTTTCTGATCGAAGTGACCGAATTTGTCATCGGAGGACTGGCGCGACATAGGCGTTGCCCGGAGAATCTGGCGGAGACTGCCAAGAACGCATTGCAGAGCGCACCAGCAATTCGCGCTCAAGGCGAAGCCGCACTCGAGTTGCTATTTGGCGTTATTGAAAATGCGTGTGCACGAGCGCGAACCGAGGCGACGGCATTAGAGTTCAAAGGACAGATTCTCTATTGCAGCGCGCCACCTTGGTTGTTGAACGGGCTAAGCTCGCATGACGCTGCAGTCCTACGCAATGTCGCTTCAGACGAAATGCCGGTGGAGGACGTTGGCACGTTTGACCACAATTCAACGTCGGGAATCGATATAGAGAGCGAGTAA
- a CDS encoding HU family DNA-binding protein, translated as MNKQELIDAVAAGAGVSKTDASKTVQAVLDAITDVVSRGESVQLIGFGAFSQGQRAARTGRNPTTGAEIAIPAANTVKFTAGKAFKDVVNAL; from the coding sequence ATGAACAAGCAGGAACTCATTGACGCGGTCGCAGCGGGCGCGGGCGTCAGCAAAACCGACGCGAGCAAAACCGTCCAGGCGGTCCTGGACGCGATCACGGACGTGGTGAGTCGCGGCGAATCGGTACAGCTGATCGGTTTCGGCGCGTTTTCGCAGGGGCAGCGAGCCGCCCGCACGGGACGTAATCCGACGACGGGCGCGGAGATTGCCATCCCGGCCGCGAATACTGTGAAGTTCACCGCTGGCAAGGCGTTCAAGGACGTGGTGAACGCACTGTGA
- a CDS encoding phage integrase family protein: protein MTTTDDPDVLDVEFRELPAAPRRATTPAARRKSRSRAARRDAAAQRRIGLQHLAFFRGYLEGLDLAELADQYLEFGHDARKAAATRTWLVTAFVAAARKRQDFATARLLAIRPAALAATPAADAPAQAAPSLEDFAAEHDPEGFYTEKELLDLFAARHAGTDTDAGAALRRQQRNARLRARQMAALEALARLVVEDPRPEHHVLGWFDTAVALRLADVGLTTIGKLVETINALGYRWYRRVPRLGEVGARRITAWLAHYGDVAGLQLAPGVHTHPSESTLPGQRLAAAGPVTAIVPLERFLLPPELDGSHGTHRNLVKNNSRANNDREAIEFWLADYENPHTRQRYRTEAERLLLWAIFVKRKALSSLDTDDARDYINGFLTDPQPASQWVMTGTAHRGDLGWRPFRGPLSVKSRQDALSALKKFFGELVDAQYLDHNAFAKVRVFTGSTHDDAGNERRVAAKSRLQIERGLTSDAWRFAMRVLDAMPDTAAATRMRFVLSFAYSTGLRRAELCGAFTDDVQERYAGPELGTIRLLRVVGKRAKERFVPLVPAVLDLMGDYLESRSLPRDPLACPATTPLIPALLSNAEIGKIRRAAQASKTDPAPELAARARQTGPIHPIQLYKAVRQFFAMATTAALREDSPHARAFSAASPHWLRHTFVSHALANGMSLESARNFAGHDSLDTTSIYATAELGRQYREAETFLRLATA, encoded by the coding sequence ATGACGACCACCGACGATCCCGACGTGCTCGATGTCGAGTTCCGCGAGCTGCCAGCGGCGCCGCGCCGCGCGACCACGCCGGCCGCGCGCCGCAAGTCGCGCTCGCGCGCCGCACGCCGCGATGCCGCCGCCCAGCGCCGGATCGGCCTGCAGCACCTCGCCTTCTTCCGTGGCTATCTGGAAGGACTGGATCTGGCCGAGCTGGCCGACCAGTACCTCGAATTCGGCCACGACGCGCGCAAGGCCGCGGCCACGCGCACCTGGCTGGTGACCGCGTTCGTCGCCGCCGCGCGCAAGCGGCAGGATTTTGCGACCGCCCGGCTGCTCGCGATCCGGCCGGCCGCGCTCGCCGCGACGCCGGCGGCCGACGCCCCGGCGCAGGCCGCGCCGTCGCTGGAGGACTTCGCCGCCGAGCACGATCCGGAGGGCTTTTACACCGAGAAAGAGCTGCTCGACCTGTTCGCCGCCCGGCATGCCGGCACGGACACCGACGCCGGCGCGGCCCTGCGTCGGCAGCAGCGCAACGCCCGCCTGCGCGCGCGCCAGATGGCGGCGCTCGAGGCGCTCGCGCGCCTGGTGGTCGAGGACCCGCGCCCCGAGCATCACGTGCTCGGCTGGTTCGACACCGCCGTCGCGCTCCGTCTGGCCGACGTCGGCCTTACCACGATCGGCAAGCTGGTCGAGACGATCAACGCGCTTGGCTACCGCTGGTACCGCCGCGTGCCACGCTTGGGCGAAGTCGGCGCGCGCCGCATCACCGCATGGCTCGCCCACTACGGCGACGTCGCCGGCCTGCAACTGGCCCCCGGCGTGCACACCCACCCGTCAGAATCCACCCTGCCCGGGCAACGGCTTGCCGCGGCCGGCCCCGTCACCGCGATCGTGCCGCTCGAGCGCTTCTTGCTGCCGCCCGAGCTGGACGGCTCGCACGGCACCCACCGCAATCTGGTCAAGAACAACAGCCGCGCCAACAACGACCGCGAGGCGATCGAATTCTGGCTCGCCGACTACGAGAACCCGCATACGCGCCAGCGCTATCGCACCGAAGCCGAGCGGCTGCTGCTCTGGGCGATCTTCGTGAAGCGCAAGGCCCTGTCGAGCCTCGACACGGACGATGCGCGCGACTACATCAACGGCTTCCTGACCGATCCTCAGCCTGCGAGCCAATGGGTCATGACCGGCACCGCGCATCGCGGTGATCTGGGCTGGAGGCCGTTCCGCGGGCCGTTATCGGTCAAGAGCCGGCAGGACGCGCTGTCCGCGCTCAAGAAATTCTTCGGTGAGCTGGTCGACGCGCAGTACCTGGATCACAACGCGTTCGCGAAGGTTCGCGTGTTCACGGGGTCGACGCACGACGACGCCGGCAACGAACGACGCGTGGCCGCGAAGTCGCGCCTGCAGATCGAGCGCGGCTTGACATCCGACGCCTGGCGCTTCGCGATGCGCGTGCTCGACGCGATGCCGGACACGGCTGCGGCAACGCGCATGCGCTTCGTCCTGAGCTTCGCGTACAGCACGGGGCTGCGACGCGCCGAGTTATGCGGCGCCTTCACGGACGATGTGCAGGAGCGCTACGCCGGGCCGGAATTGGGGACGATCCGTTTGCTGCGCGTGGTCGGCAAGCGCGCAAAGGAACGCTTCGTGCCGCTGGTGCCGGCGGTGTTGGACTTGATGGGCGACTATCTGGAGTCCCGCAGCCTGCCGCGCGACCCCCTCGCCTGCCCTGCCACCACTCCGTTGATCCCGGCGCTGCTGTCGAATGCCGAGATCGGCAAAATCCGGCGCGCGGCGCAGGCTAGCAAAACCGATCCGGCGCCTGAGCTCGCCGCGCGCGCTCGGCAAACCGGCCCGATCCATCCGATTCAACTTTATAAGGCGGTTAGGCAGTTTTTCGCGATGGCGACTACCGCGGCCCTGCGCGAGGACTCGCCCCATGCGCGGGCCTTCAGCGCGGCCAGCCCGCACTGGCTGCGTCACACGTTCGTATCGCAT